A single genomic interval of Fibrobacter sp. UWB4 harbors:
- a CDS encoding SufS family cysteine desulfurase — MTTNNPETRSLEELAGVPNAAELEQLANAYFPDLTDSAYAATPAAPEAQNASAAQGVSAAQGVAAISQTPAFDWEHPFATYGDQPTSSAPFAYGGSSTDTWLNTVEAPAVPESQFASQLSDIPTAPAPAQGYSPKVVSKTQAAEASRQIDAPTSLGGDSVKTGSANSGANSRNDSIRIGSKTLAQIRSDFPILSKQINGHPLVWLDNGATTQRPQVVIDRLKYYYENENSNVHRGAHTLAAASTDAYENARNIVRDFIGAPSSQEVVFVRGTTEAINLVANAYVKPTLQPGDEIIVSILEHHANIVPWQLIAEETGAIIKVIPCDSTGQLKLHDYEALFTKRTKFVSVTHVSNVLGTVTPIEELIAIAHRHGVRILIDGAQSIAHIPVNVAALDADFFVFSGHKVFAPTGIGVVYGKKELLEAARPYHGGGNMIADVTFERTIYNGIPNKFEAGTGSIADAVGLGAALQYLSEIGMPCVFRWEHELLQYGLKELKTVKGLHLVGTALNKASALAFKLDGYSDEEVGKRLDAYGVAVRTGHHCAQPVLRHFGYESTVRPTLALYNSPDDIDALVRALKTFA, encoded by the coding sequence ATGACTACGAATAATCCAGAAACCAGATCGCTGGAAGAACTCGCCGGAGTTCCCAATGCGGCTGAACTGGAGCAATTGGCAAATGCGTATTTCCCGGATTTGACGGATAGCGCATACGCAGCAACCCCCGCCGCTCCCGAAGCGCAGAATGCATCTGCCGCTCAGGGTGTAAGCGCCGCACAAGGTGTCGCTGCCATTAGCCAGACTCCAGCCTTCGACTGGGAACACCCCTTTGCGACCTATGGCGACCAGCCGACATCCTCGGCTCCGTTTGCCTACGGCGGAAGTTCTACAGACACCTGGCTCAACACGGTTGAAGCCCCTGCGGTTCCCGAATCGCAGTTTGCATCGCAGCTGAGCGATATTCCGACAGCCCCCGCACCGGCTCAGGGTTACTCCCCGAAGGTCGTGTCCAAGACGCAGGCTGCCGAAGCTAGCCGCCAGATCGATGCACCGACTTCTCTCGGTGGCGATTCCGTGAAGACGGGTTCTGCAAACAGCGGCGCAAATTCTCGCAACGATTCCATCCGCATCGGTTCCAAGACTCTTGCCCAAATCCGTTCTGACTTCCCGATTCTTTCGAAGCAGATCAACGGTCATCCGCTCGTTTGGCTCGACAACGGTGCAACGACGCAGCGCCCGCAGGTCGTCATTGACCGCCTCAAGTACTACTACGAAAACGAAAACTCCAACGTGCACCGTGGCGCTCACACGCTCGCGGCCGCATCGACTGACGCCTACGAAAATGCACGCAACATCGTTCGTGACTTTATCGGCGCTCCGTCTTCTCAGGAAGTTGTTTTCGTTCGCGGTACGACCGAAGCCATTAACTTGGTTGCAAACGCCTACGTGAAGCCGACGCTCCAGCCGGGTGACGAAATCATCGTCTCCATCCTGGAACATCACGCCAACATCGTTCCTTGGCAGCTCATTGCCGAAGAAACGGGCGCGATTATCAAGGTGATTCCGTGCGATTCTACCGGCCAGCTCAAGCTGCACGATTACGAAGCTTTGTTCACGAAGCGCACCAAGTTCGTTTCCGTGACGCATGTTTCAAACGTGCTCGGCACTGTGACCCCGATTGAAGAACTCATCGCCATCGCTCATAGACACGGCGTGAGAATCCTCATTGACGGCGCTCAGTCCATCGCTCACATCCCGGTAAACGTTGCAGCCCTCGACGCAGACTTCTTCGTGTTCTCTGGACACAAGGTGTTCGCCCCGACCGGTATCGGCGTTGTCTATGGCAAGAAGGAATTGCTTGAAGCGGCAAGACCTTACCATGGCGGCGGCAACATGATTGCGGACGTGACGTTCGAACGCACGATTTACAACGGAATTCCGAACAAATTCGAAGCAGGTACCGGAAGCATCGCCGACGCTGTTGGCCTTGGTGCAGCTCTCCAGTACCTCTCCGAAATCGGGATGCCGTGCGTATTCCGCTGGGAACATGAACTGTTGCAGTACGGCCTCAAGGAATTGAAGACTGTCAAGGGTCTCCACCTTGTGGGAACCGCACTCAACAAGGCTTCTGCGCTCGCCTTCAAGCTCGACGGTTATTCCGACGAAGAAGTGGGCAAGAGACTCGACGCATACGGCGTTGCCGTGCGCACCGGGCATCACTGCGCTCAGCCGGTTCTCCGCCATTTCGGCTACGAAAGTACCGTGCGACCCACTCTCGCATTGTACAACTCACCGGATGACATCGACGCCCTCGTAAGAGCGTTGAAGACATTCGCGTAA
- a CDS encoding family 2A encapsulin nanocompartment shell protein, which translates to MANEAEKNTGINALGAKAAYNLANVTKTKPQFGALTPKWLTKFLEFKGLETGLFRVNKVVEGQTPLDVLCSATKKSDIIPEGYVEYETEPREYKLNSISTIINVNTAIEDVYSSPYDQVQEQLGLAIESLRERQESQLINNDDYGLLKNIADSQRIQPLRADGRPTPDDLDELISKVWKEPSFFLAHPRAIAAFARECTRRGVPPVVVDLAGSRFLTWRGIPLVPTDKLLVDGVKNPKSQGGKTNILLVRTGEAKRGVIGLFQAGLKNEHSRGLSVRFRGIDNKGVASYLLSLYCSAAILADDAIAVLEDVEVGEYYDYE; encoded by the coding sequence ATGGCAAATGAAGCAGAAAAGAACACGGGCATTAATGCCCTCGGCGCCAAGGCCGCTTACAACCTGGCGAACGTCACCAAGACCAAGCCGCAATTTGGCGCGCTCACGCCCAAGTGGCTCACCAAGTTCCTTGAATTCAAGGGTCTCGAAACAGGTCTTTTCCGCGTGAACAAGGTCGTCGAAGGCCAGACACCGCTCGACGTTCTTTGCAGCGCTACCAAGAAGTCTGACATTATCCCGGAAGGCTACGTCGAATACGAAACCGAACCGCGCGAATACAAGCTCAACTCCATCTCCACGATCATCAACGTCAACACCGCTATCGAAGACGTTTACAGCTCCCCGTATGATCAGGTTCAGGAACAGCTCGGTCTCGCTATCGAATCTCTCCGCGAACGTCAGGAAAGCCAGCTCATCAACAACGATGACTACGGTCTCTTGAAAAACATCGCTGACTCTCAGCGCATCCAGCCGCTCCGTGCCGACGGCCGCCCGACTCCGGACGATCTCGACGAACTCATCTCCAAGGTTTGGAAGGAACCGTCCTTCTTCCTCGCCCACCCGCGTGCTATTGCCGCATTCGCCCGTGAATGCACCCGCCGTGGCGTGCCGCCTGTCGTTGTAGACCTCGCCGGTAGCAGATTCCTCACCTGGCGCGGCATTCCTCTCGTTCCGACCGACAAGCTCCTTGTCGATGGCGTGAAGAACCCGAAGTCTCAGGGTGGCAAGACCAACATTCTCCTCGTCCGTACTGGCGAAGCCAAGCGCGGCGTTATCGGTCTCTTCCAGGCCGGTCTCAAGAACGAACACTCCCGTGGCCTCTCTGTGCGTTTCCGCGGTATCGACAACAAGGGCGTTGCATCTTACCTCTTGTCTCTGTACTGCTCTGCCGCAATTCTCGCAGACGACGCTATCGCCGTGTTAGAAGATGTCGAGGTTGGCGAATACTATGACTACGAATAA
- the thiF gene encoding thiazole biosynthesis adenylyltransferase ThiF: MRIYISATLRNFFGKNAQVSVPENTVRKALANLISTYPEGEKVLFDENNKLRSFIKIYLNGKNLNVDTLWDATLEDDSEILLLPAIAGGAPIEESQSKHVESLISDERRKEVAFDDSEIERFGKHLMLKDIGVKGQKRIKAAKVVVIGVGALGSPVIQYLAAAGVGTIKAIDFDEVSLENLQSQVLHGTRDVKRPKVASAKDKVKNINKNIVFEAVKEQLDASNIEAEIEGYDLVIDCTDNYKARYLINDACALHGIPLVFGAIYQFEGQVGIFNLDGGPCLRCQYPSPPPAGLIPSCAEGGAISPLPGIIGSIQANEALKLILGIGEHLNGKILHVDSLYLSSRIFKVERDCHCPICGNNPTITNVEDIDYEDLCGLKTTNETPVEGFTPEELAKRIDNGDDITIVDVREPHERAILRFPNAIVIPIGQLVRRQKELDPNKDTIFICKQGKRSELAINTLREAGYTGPLYNLKGGIDAMKDIMFSHEGAWL, encoded by the coding sequence GTGAGAATTTATATATCAGCAACCCTTAGGAATTTCTTCGGGAAAAACGCGCAAGTCAGCGTCCCCGAAAACACGGTTAGAAAGGCTCTCGCCAATTTAATAAGTACTTATCCAGAAGGAGAAAAAGTCCTTTTTGATGAAAACAACAAGCTCAGAAGTTTCATCAAGATCTACCTCAACGGCAAGAATTTGAACGTCGATACACTCTGGGACGCCACTCTTGAAGACGATTCCGAAATTTTGCTCTTGCCCGCGATTGCTGGCGGCGCACCGATTGAAGAATCGCAAAGCAAACACGTCGAAAGCTTGATTTCTGACGAAAGACGCAAGGAAGTCGCTTTTGACGATAGCGAAATTGAACGCTTCGGCAAGCACCTGATGCTCAAAGACATCGGCGTCAAGGGCCAAAAGCGCATCAAGGCCGCAAAAGTCGTCGTCATTGGCGTTGGCGCACTCGGCTCTCCGGTGATCCAGTATCTCGCCGCCGCAGGCGTTGGCACCATCAAGGCCATCGACTTCGACGAAGTCTCGCTCGAAAACTTGCAAAGCCAGGTATTGCACGGCACACGCGACGTCAAGCGTCCGAAGGTCGCCTCAGCAAAGGACAAAGTCAAAAACATCAACAAGAATATCGTCTTTGAAGCCGTCAAGGAACAGCTCGACGCATCGAACATCGAAGCCGAAATTGAAGGCTACGATCTCGTTATTGACTGCACGGACAACTACAAGGCTCGCTACCTGATCAACGACGCTTGCGCTCTGCACGGCATTCCGCTTGTGTTCGGCGCGATTTACCAGTTCGAAGGCCAAGTCGGCATTTTCAACTTGGATGGCGGTCCATGCTTGCGTTGCCAATACCCATCCCCTCCGCCGGCAGGGCTCATCCCCTCCTGCGCAGAAGGCGGCGCCATCAGCCCGCTCCCGGGAATCATCGGCAGCATCCAGGCAAACGAAGCGCTCAAGCTCATCTTGGGAATCGGTGAACACCTGAACGGCAAAATTCTCCACGTGGATAGTTTGTACTTATCTTCGAGAATTTTCAAGGTCGAACGCGATTGCCATTGCCCGATTTGCGGTAACAATCCGACAATCACAAACGTCGAAGATATCGACTACGAAGACCTTTGCGGATTGAAGACCACAAACGAAACGCCTGTGGAAGGATTCACGCCCGAAGAACTCGCCAAGCGCATCGACAACGGCGACGACATCACAATTGTTGACGTCCGCGAGCCGCACGAACGTGCGATTTTGCGATTCCCGAACGCCATCGTGATTCCTATCGGACAGCTCGTTCGCAGACAAAAGGAACTCGATCCAAATAAGGATACGATTTTCATTTGTAAACAAGGCAAGCGTAGCGAACTTGCCATCAACACCTTGCGCGAAGCGGGTTACACCGGTCCTTTGTACAACCTAAAAGGCGGTATCGACGCGATGAAAGATATCATGTTCTCGCACGAAGGTGCATGGCTATAA
- a CDS encoding Mov34/MPN/PAD-1 family protein: MMAKYSKNIYEQMVLAAKKAYPNECCGILVGKKSEQSEIEVTEIREAENQFQGQKSVHFKIDPLYLYHVEQELDPRGLEIVGVYHSHPDCPAILSKEDEKYMLPGLEYVIMSVQNGEVVDVKSYKKAMPPLNSNN; the protein is encoded by the coding sequence ATGATGGCCAAATATAGTAAAAACATTTACGAACAAATGGTTTTAGCAGCCAAAAAAGCATATCCGAACGAATGCTGTGGCATTTTGGTGGGTAAAAAGTCCGAACAGAGCGAAATCGAAGTGACCGAAATTCGCGAAGCCGAGAACCAGTTTCAAGGGCAAAAATCAGTACACTTCAAAATAGACCCACTATACCTTTACCACGTGGAACAAGAACTTGATCCGCGCGGTCTTGAAATTGTCGGCGTTTACCACTCGCACCCCGACTGCCCCGCCATTCTCTCCAAAGAAGACGAAAAATACATGCTCCCCGGCCTCGAATACGTCATCATGTCAGTACAAAACGGCGAAGTCGTGGATGTGAAAAGCTACAAGAAGGCGATGCCGCCCCTCAATAGCAATAACTAA
- a CDS encoding M67 family metallopeptidase has product MITISKDNYQKILEHAQKNLPEEACGLIAGKIEGSDKHIEKVYLLTNIDHSNEHFSLDPKEHLAAIKDMRQNGLSPLGNWHSHPESPSRPSQEDKRLAFDSKASYLILSLMDRENPVLNSFHIEGDNATNEGLVIG; this is encoded by the coding sequence ATGATTACAATTTCAAAAGATAATTATCAAAAAATCCTGGAGCATGCCCAGAAGAACCTCCCCGAAGAGGCTTGCGGCCTGATTGCTGGGAAAATTGAGGGGAGCGACAAGCACATTGAAAAGGTTTATTTGCTCACGAACATAGACCATTCCAATGAGCACTTTTCGCTTGACCCCAAGGAACACTTAGCCGCCATCAAGGATATGCGCCAAAACGGCCTATCCCCGCTTGGTAACTGGCATTCCCACCCCGAGTCCCCGTCGCGCCCGTCGCAAGAAGACAAGCGCCTCGCTTTCGACAGCAAGGCTAGCTACTTGATTCTTTCGCTGATGGATCGTGAAAATCCGGTGCTCAATTCGTTCCATATCGAAGGCGACAATGCCACGAACGAAGGCTTGGTAATCGGGTAA
- the thiF gene encoding thiazole biosynthesis adenylyltransferase ThiF — translation MAFTNEQLERYSRHIILKEVGAKGQKKLLNAKVLVIGAGGLGAPVAMYLAAAGVGTIGIADADVVDLSNLQRQIIHATKDVGKPKVQSAKETMEAMNPDVKVITYHTFVTSENIMDLIKDYDFIIDGTDNFPAKFLINDACVMAKKPFSHAGIIRFQGQLMTYVPGQGPCYRCVFKEPPPKDAVPTCKQAGVIGAMGGVIGSLQAMEAVKYILGVGNLLTGYLLTYNALTMEFRKIKLPTNTKDCAVCGDHPTIDHLIDYEQAVCEMKH, via the coding sequence ATGGCTTTTACTAACGAACAACTCGAACGCTATTCCCGCCACATCATCCTCAAGGAAGTGGGTGCAAAGGGGCAGAAGAAGCTTTTGAATGCTAAGGTGCTTGTCATTGGTGCAGGTGGCCTCGGTGCTCCTGTCGCCATGTACCTCGCCGCCGCAGGCGTTGGCACTATCGGCATTGCCGATGCTGACGTCGTTGACCTTTCCAATTTGCAGCGCCAGATTATCCATGCGACAAAGGACGTGGGCAAGCCCAAGGTGCAGTCCGCCAAGGAAACGATGGAAGCGATGAACCCAGATGTCAAGGTGATTACGTACCACACGTTCGTCACCAGCGAAAACATCATGGACCTCATCAAAGATTACGATTTTATCATTGATGGAACCGACAATTTCCCGGCAAAGTTCCTCATCAACGACGCATGCGTCATGGCCAAGAAGCCGTTCTCTCACGCGGGCATTATCCGCTTCCAGGGTCAGCTCATGACGTACGTTCCGGGTCAAGGTCCGTGCTACCGCTGCGTCTTCAAGGAACCCCCTCCAAAAGATGCCGTGCCGACTTGCAAGCAGGCAGGCGTGATCGGCGCTATGGGCGGTGTTATCGGTAGTTTGCAGGCTATGGAAGCCGTCAAGTACATTCTCGGTGTCGGCAATTTGCTCACGGGCTACTTGCTCACCTACAATGCGCTCACGATGGAATTCCGCAAGATCAAGCTCCCGACGAACACGAAGGATTGCGCAGTCTGCGGTGACCACCCGACGATTGACCATCTGATCGACTACGAACAAGCCGTCTGTGAGATGAAGCACTAA
- the thiS gene encoding sulfur carrier protein ThiS, with the protein MIITVAGNKKEVKDGLTVAELIEQEKVETPQYVTVSVNDEFVENNNFATTALKDGDNVEFLYFMGGGQ; encoded by the coding sequence ATGATTATTACCGTAGCTGGAAACAAGAAAGAAGTTAAAGACGGCCTCACCGTCGCAGAACTCATTGAACAAGAAAAGGTTGAAACGCCGCAGTACGTGACCGTTTCCGTAAACGATGAATTTGTTGAAAACAACAATTTCGCAACCACCGCCCTCAAAGACGGCGACAACGTCGAATTCCTCTACTTCATGGGAGGTGGTCAGTAA
- a CDS encoding sulfurtransferase TusA family protein, which produces MSEEIKVDDTVDVTDVKCPTTFVKAKVAIEELDEGQILAIRLNDGEPVQNVPRSLKEEGHEILKLNDNQDGTFTLFVKKVGD; this is translated from the coding sequence ATGTCAGAAGAAATTAAAGTAGACGATACCGTCGACGTCACCGACGTCAAATGCCCCACTACATTTGTCAAGGCTAAAGTCGCTATCGAAGAACTTGACGAAGGTCAGATTCTCGCAATCCGCCTGAACGACGGCGAACCGGTGCAGAATGTGCCGCGCAGCCTCAAGGAAGAAGGTCACGAAATCCTCAAGCTCAACGACAATCAGGACGGGACCTTTACGCTGTTCGTTAAAAAAGTAGGCGATTAA
- a CDS encoding O-acetylhomoserine aminocarboxypropyltransferase/cysteine synthase family protein, whose amino-acid sequence MDFNTTLLHHNFESERSTGSTLTPIYQVSAFSQESAEKLEAVFNNRAPGFAYTRIGNPTTDSFERRIASLEKGIGAIACSSGMAAVTMSLLNILQSGDEVIASTALFGGTIDLFHDLEAFGIKTRYVTEVTAESVRSQLSEKTKAVFTELIGNPKLNVVDIQSVADVAHEAGVPLIVDSTTATPYLVHPFDFGADIVVHSSSKYINGNGSAISGIIVDSGKFKWDYAKYKGLEEYKRFSKFAYLAKLRNGVWRNIGCCLAPATAFLNSLGLETLGLRMERLCDNALQLAEFLQGFEIIKINYPALKGNPYYDLVQKQFGGKGGAIISIDAGSKEKAFKLINNLKYATIATNIGDLRTLVIHPDSTIFTHSTKLQKENAGVFEGSIRISVGIEDIADLKEDFEQAIKQIS is encoded by the coding sequence ATGGATTTTAATACTACTTTATTGCATCATAATTTTGAAAGTGAACGAAGTACCGGCTCTACACTTACCCCTATTTATCAAGTCAGTGCATTTTCGCAAGAATCTGCAGAGAAACTCGAAGCTGTTTTTAACAATAGGGCTCCGGGTTTTGCATATACGCGCATTGGAAACCCCACGACAGATTCTTTCGAAAGGCGCATTGCATCTCTTGAAAAGGGCATTGGCGCCATAGCCTGCTCGTCGGGCATGGCAGCCGTAACGATGTCGCTCTTGAACATTTTGCAATCCGGCGACGAAGTCATTGCAAGTACAGCATTGTTTGGCGGCACGATTGACTTGTTCCACGATTTGGAAGCATTCGGCATTAAAACCCGTTACGTTACAGAAGTTACCGCCGAAAGCGTCCGCTCGCAACTGAGCGAAAAGACCAAGGCCGTTTTTACTGAACTTATCGGCAATCCGAAACTCAATGTCGTTGATATTCAAAGCGTTGCAGATGTCGCACACGAAGCAGGTGTCCCGCTGATTGTCGATAGCACGACAGCAACGCCTTACCTTGTTCATCCTTTTGATTTTGGCGCAGATATCGTTGTCCACTCCTCTTCCAAGTACATCAACGGAAACGGCAGTGCCATCAGCGGCATCATCGTCGATAGCGGCAAGTTCAAGTGGGATTACGCTAAATACAAGGGCTTGGAAGAATACAAGCGCTTTAGCAAGTTCGCTTACCTCGCGAAGCTCCGCAACGGCGTCTGGCGCAACATAGGCTGTTGTCTCGCCCCCGCTACCGCATTCCTCAATTCTCTCGGGCTAGAAACGCTCGGGCTTCGCATGGAACGCCTTTGCGATAACGCTTTACAGCTCGCTGAATTTTTGCAGGGTTTCGAAATCATCAAAATCAACTACCCCGCATTGAAGGGCAATCCCTATTACGATCTCGTTCAAAAGCAGTTCGGCGGCAAGGGCGGCGCCATCATTTCCATTGACGCAGGCTCCAAGGAAAAGGCTTTCAAGCTCATTAACAACTTAAAATACGCTACGATTGCCACGAACATTGGCGACTTGCGCACGCTCGTCATCCATCCGGATAGCACAATTTTCACGCACAGTACCAAACTGCAAAAAGAAAACGCAGGCGTGTTCGAAGGTTCCATCCGCATCAGCGTAGGTATTGAAGATATTGCCGATCTCAAGGAAGATTTCGAACAAGCTATAAAGCAGATTTCGTAG
- a CDS encoding sulfate/molybdate ABC transporter ATP-binding protein codes for MYVELKHINKHFGNFKASDDVSFGIEKGKLIGLLGPSGSGKTTILRMIAGLETPDNGDIIIDGKVINNVPASKRGIGFVFQSYALFRYMTVFENIAFGLRVLKKSEKEIKERVAELVKLIGLEGLENRYPSQLSGGQRQRVAFARALAPNPQLLLLDEPFAAIDAKVRQELRHWLKEMIAKLGVTSIFVTHDQDEAIEVADEIIIMNKGRIDQIGKPLDVYNKPKTAFVASFFGQPSIFKDYSKFHSFDEIAGVEQAIVRPEFVKVTKKTEVQQYKNSAEEGVVTDIAFRGSGIEITVLVNGELLTARRGFDEASVSVGEKVDVFIYRIFATVGESAYLLQNKSIREPIVVI; via the coding sequence ATGTACGTAGAACTAAAACACATCAACAAACATTTTGGAAATTTCAAGGCCTCCGACGATGTTTCCTTCGGTATCGAAAAGGGTAAACTCATTGGCCTTTTGGGCCCGAGCGGTTCTGGCAAAACGACAATTCTCCGCATGATTGCAGGGCTAGAAACACCCGACAACGGTGACATCATCATTGACGGAAAGGTCATCAACAATGTTCCTGCCAGCAAGCGCGGCATCGGATTCGTATTCCAAAGCTACGCCTTATTTCGCTACATGACCGTTTTCGAAAATATTGCATTCGGCCTCCGCGTTTTAAAGAAATCCGAAAAAGAAATCAAGGAACGCGTTGCAGAACTAGTCAAACTGATTGGCCTCGAAGGTCTTGAGAACCGCTATCCAAGCCAGCTTTCAGGCGGTCAGCGTCAACGTGTCGCATTCGCCCGCGCACTTGCCCCCAACCCACAATTGCTTTTACTTGACGAACCGTTCGCCGCCATCGATGCAAAAGTCCGCCAGGAACTCCGCCACTGGCTCAAGGAAATGATCGCAAAGCTCGGAGTCACAAGCATTTTCGTCACCCACGACCAAGACGAAGCCATCGAAGTCGCCGACGAGATTATTATCATGAACAAGGGCCGCATCGATCAAATAGGCAAGCCGCTAGATGTCTATAACAAGCCCAAAACAGCGTTCGTTGCCTCATTCTTCGGGCAGCCCTCTATTTTCAAGGATTACAGCAAGTTCCATAGCTTTGATGAAATTGCAGGCGTAGAACAGGCGATTGTACGCCCTGAATTTGTCAAGGTCACCAAAAAGACTGAAGTTCAGCAATACAAGAATTCCGCCGAAGAGGGTGTCGTCACCGATATCGCATTCCGAGGTTCAGGCATTGAGATTACAGTTCTTGTGAACGGAGAATTGCTCACCGCAAGACGCGGCTTTGACGAAGCTAGCGTAAGCGTTGGCGAAAAGGTGGACGTATTCATTTACCGCATTTTTGCAACCGTTGGCGAAAGCGCTTACCTGTTGCAAAACAAGTCTATCCGCGAGCCAATTGTCGTGATTTAA
- the cysW gene encoding sulfate ABC transporter permease subunit CysW yields MNKETTSSKITKWFLISISIIFVVLMLLLPLITVITEAFKQGAAVYAKAVADDYTVKAIWLTLEATLLAVLINTVFGLSAAWSITKFQFKGKKILTTLIDLPVTVSPIIAGLIFLLTFGRQSPIYPLLQSWDIKIVFAVPGIVLATIFVTFPFISRELIPVLEARGNDEEEAAALMGAKGWTIFSKITFPHIKWAFLYGVVLCAARAMGEFGAVSVISGHLRGKTNTLPLHVEILFNEFQYVPAFAVASILVMLAIIILIARSLIEYRGKKK; encoded by the coding sequence ATGAATAAAGAAACAACTTCTTCTAAAATTACCAAATGGTTCTTGATTAGCATCAGCATTATTTTCGTAGTGCTTATGCTTTTGCTCCCTCTCATAACAGTCATCACCGAAGCATTCAAGCAAGGCGCAGCCGTTTACGCGAAAGCAGTTGCCGACGATTACACGGTTAAAGCGATTTGGCTCACGCTCGAAGCAACGCTACTCGCCGTGTTGATCAATACGGTATTTGGATTGAGTGCCGCATGGTCCATCACCAAATTTCAGTTTAAGGGCAAAAAGATTCTCACGACGCTGATTGACTTGCCTGTGACCGTTTCGCCAATTATCGCAGGCCTCATATTTTTGCTCACATTTGGTCGACAAAGCCCGATTTATCCGCTATTGCAAAGTTGGGACATCAAGATTGTATTTGCGGTGCCGGGCATCGTGCTCGCCACCATTTTCGTGACATTCCCCTTTATTTCGCGAGAACTGATTCCCGTTTTGGAAGCACGAGGAAACGACGAAGAAGAAGCGGCGGCATTGATGGGCGCAAAGGGCTGGACGATTTTCAGCAAGATTACATTTCCGCACATCAAATGGGCTTTCTTGTACGGCGTAGTGCTTTGCGCAGCCCGTGCGATGGGCGAATTCGGCGCAGTTTCGGTGATTTCGGGTCATTTGCGCGGAAAGACGAACACGCTTCCGTTGCATGTAGAAATTCTATTTAACGAATTCCAATATGTGCCCGCATTTGCCGTAGCGTCGATCCTCGTGATGCTCGCCATCATCATCTTGATTGCAAGAAGTTTAATAGAATACCGAGGTAAAAAAAAATAA
- the cysT gene encoding sulfate ABC transporter permease subunit CysT, with amino-acid sequence MKKTNRSVIPGFGLTTGITLAILSVVVLIPLASLVVFSAQMSLDEIIATITRDRVLSSFKVSFVTAFVASLINAIMGIVLAWVLVKYTFPLKRLIDGMIELPFALPTAVAGIALTALTADTGLIGGFFAKFGIKIAFTQIGITVALVFIGIPFVVRAVQPVLEKLDPAYEEAAGVLGASRSRIFWKIIFPEIIPAALTGFGLAFGRCLGEYGSVVFIAGNKPFETEIVPLIIMSELQEYDYASATTIALVMLIASFVTLFLVNLVQTRNTKILKGGA; translated from the coding sequence ATGAAAAAAACAAATAGAAGTGTTATACCAGGTTTTGGCCTTACAACAGGCATCACGCTTGCCATTTTAAGCGTAGTTGTGCTTATACCGCTTGCATCGCTTGTGGTATTTTCGGCGCAGATGAGTCTTGACGAGATTATCGCAACGATTACGCGTGATCGAGTACTTTCAAGTTTCAAGGTCAGCTTTGTGACAGCATTTGTCGCATCATTAATCAACGCCATCATGGGCATCGTCCTTGCATGGGTTCTTGTAAAATACACATTCCCGCTCAAGCGTTTGATTGATGGCATGATTGAACTCCCGTTTGCACTCCCGACAGCTGTGGCAGGCATCGCATTGACCGCCCTCACAGCAGATACAGGGCTCATTGGCGGATTCTTTGCGAAGTTCGGCATAAAGATTGCATTTACGCAAATCGGCATTACGGTTGCGCTCGTATTCATCGGCATCCCGTTTGTCGTACGCGCAGTGCAACCGGTGCTCGAAAAACTAGACCCCGCTTACGAAGAAGCTGCAGGCGTTCTCGGAGCCTCGCGTAGCCGCATTTTCTGGAAGATTATCTTCCCGGAAATCATTCCCGCCGCATTGACAGGATTTGGACTTGCGTTCGGTCGCTGCCTCGGTGAATACGGAAGCGTCGTCTTTATCGCAGGCAACAAGCCGTTCGAAACAGAAATTGTACCTCTAATCATCATGTCTGAATTGCAGGAATACGATTACGCGAGCGCAACGACAATTGCACTCGTAATGCTCATCGCCTCTTTCGTCACGCTTTTCCTCGTCAATTTAGTTCAAACTAGAAACACTAAAATTTTGAAGGGAGGAGCTTGA